Proteins co-encoded in one Diaminobutyricimonas sp. LJ205 genomic window:
- a CDS encoding glycosyltransferase family 2 protein gives MTSETLPGVSYVMPVLNEAKYIENAVRTVLAQDYAGEREIILALGPSSDATDSIVDRLAAEDARVSFVHNPQTDIPAGLNLAIRASRYPIVVRVDAHSELEPDYTRRAIQKLEQTGAANIGGLMNAQGRTPFQAAVARAYNSRIGLGGGSYHGGADEGPAESAYLGVFRREVLFEVGLYDESVRRGEDWELNLRIRNAGHTVWFDPSLQVTYWPRENWNKLVRQFVATGAWRGELVRRYRGRNPWRFFVPPLLVVSVLLSVIVGILQLTGVLTGVLGAIASLVYLGPIAYVLLMLWVAFVSERGPTLRDSLLYLVVLPTMHLSWGVGFLAGLLRGARDVTDTSRTDI, from the coding sequence ATGACATCAGAAACGCTTCCCGGCGTCTCCTATGTCATGCCCGTCCTGAACGAAGCCAAATACATCGAGAACGCGGTGCGCACGGTGCTCGCGCAGGACTACGCCGGCGAGCGGGAGATCATCCTCGCACTGGGCCCGTCGAGCGACGCCACCGACTCGATCGTGGACCGGCTGGCCGCCGAGGACGCGCGGGTCAGCTTCGTGCACAACCCGCAGACCGACATCCCGGCCGGCCTGAACCTTGCCATCCGCGCCAGCCGGTATCCGATCGTGGTGCGGGTTGACGCCCACTCCGAGCTGGAACCGGATTACACCCGCCGCGCCATCCAGAAACTCGAGCAGACCGGTGCCGCCAACATCGGCGGTCTGATGAACGCGCAGGGTCGCACCCCGTTCCAGGCGGCGGTCGCCCGGGCGTACAACAGCCGGATCGGGCTCGGCGGCGGCAGCTACCATGGCGGTGCCGATGAAGGTCCCGCGGAGTCGGCGTACCTCGGCGTGTTCCGGCGGGAGGTGCTGTTCGAGGTCGGCCTGTACGACGAATCGGTGCGCCGCGGCGAGGACTGGGAACTGAACCTGCGCATCCGCAACGCCGGTCACACCGTGTGGTTCGACCCGAGCCTGCAGGTGACCTACTGGCCGCGCGAGAACTGGAACAAGCTCGTGCGGCAGTTCGTGGCCACCGGCGCCTGGCGAGGCGAACTCGTGCGCCGCTATCGCGGACGCAACCCGTGGCGCTTCTTCGTTCCGCCGTTGCTGGTCGTCTCGGTGCTGCTCAGTGTCATCGTCGGCATCCTGCAGCTGACCGGGGTGCTCACCGGAGTTCTGGGCGCCATTGCGAGCCTGGTGTACCTCGGGCCGATCGCCTACGTGCTGCTGATGCTCTGGGTCGCCTTCGTCAGCGAGCGCGGTCCCACGCTGCGCGACAGCCTGCTGTATCTGGTGGTGCTGCCGACCATGCACCTGTCGTGGGGTGTGGGCTTTCTCGCCGGGCTGCTGCGCGGCGCGCGTGACGTCACCGATACCTCGCGCACCGACATCTAG
- a CDS encoding CDP-glycerol glycerophosphotransferase family protein produces the protein MPLIKDLKTARRLLRNILRSRRTRKQLEHRQPTIAQPRPGSVEIAVYFADSRVNLYQIRQWYAPLKELAKTHPVAIITRSPGTALTLWDEAPVPTVYRRKVVELERFVSEQDLKIVFYVNQNTKNFQMFRYGRMWHVFINHGESDKMYMTTNQFKAYDYSFVAGDAALERLSRKLWDFDLDKRAIPIGRPQADHFVGELPYQPDDRAVVLYAPTWEGDRAAAAYGSVASHGVTLVQHLLASGRHRVIYRPHPRSGVVDAEYKAANQQIIAAIAAANAADPDAHHIYDAGSELGWQLAAADVAITDISAMVYDRLATGKPIIVTRPASAKADVDESGFLGSCEWLTTDSTDRIVEIVDRVQTSTDSLENLQHWAKRHFGDTSPGVATARFHAAVGQLVDEWHRHSAIHAGDRIEAEADPFDEDDEDEAPADES, from the coding sequence GTGCCACTGATCAAGGACTTGAAGACCGCCAGGCGACTGCTCCGCAACATCCTTCGCTCCCGGCGGACCCGCAAGCAGCTTGAACACCGGCAACCGACGATCGCGCAGCCGCGCCCCGGCAGCGTTGAGATCGCGGTGTACTTCGCCGACAGCCGCGTCAACCTGTACCAGATCCGCCAGTGGTACGCGCCGCTCAAGGAACTCGCGAAGACACATCCGGTGGCGATCATCACCCGCTCGCCGGGAACCGCCCTCACGCTATGGGACGAGGCTCCGGTGCCGACCGTGTACCGGCGCAAGGTGGTCGAACTGGAGCGCTTCGTCTCCGAGCAGGACCTGAAGATCGTGTTCTACGTGAACCAGAACACCAAGAACTTCCAGATGTTCCGCTACGGCCGCATGTGGCACGTGTTCATCAACCACGGTGAGAGCGACAAGATGTACATGACCACCAACCAGTTCAAGGCCTACGACTACAGCTTCGTCGCCGGCGACGCGGCGCTCGAACGACTCAGCCGCAAACTGTGGGACTTCGATCTCGACAAGCGGGCCATCCCGATCGGACGCCCGCAGGCCGACCACTTCGTCGGCGAACTGCCGTACCAGCCCGACGATCGGGCCGTCGTGCTCTACGCACCGACCTGGGAGGGCGACCGCGCGGCGGCGGCCTACGGCTCGGTCGCCTCGCACGGTGTCACCCTCGTGCAGCATCTGCTCGCAAGCGGACGCCACCGGGTCATCTATCGGCCGCATCCGCGCAGCGGTGTCGTCGACGCCGAGTACAAGGCCGCGAACCAGCAGATCATCGCCGCGATCGCGGCGGCCAACGCTGCCGACCCCGACGCGCACCACATTTACGACGCCGGCTCCGAGCTCGGCTGGCAACTGGCGGCAGCGGATGTCGCCATCACCGACATCTCGGCGATGGTCTACGACCGGCTCGCCACCGGCAAGCCGATCATCGTCACCCGGCCGGCGTCAGCCAAGGCCGATGTCGATGAGTCCGGCTTCCTCGGCAGCTGCGAGTGGCTGACCACCGACTCGACCGATCGAATCGTCGAGATCGTCGACCGGGTGCAGACGAGCACCGACTCGCTGGAAAACCTGCAACATTGGGCGAAGCGCCACTTCGGTGACACGTCGCCAGGAGTCGCGACCGCGCGGTTCCATGCCGCGGTCGGTCAGCTCGTCGACGAGTGGCACCGGCATTCAGCGATCCACGCGGGCGATCGCATCGAGGCCGAGGCTGACCCGTTCGATGAAGACGACGAGGATGAGGCGCCCGCGGACGAGTCCTAG
- a CDS encoding CDP-glycerol glycerophosphotransferase family protein translates to MTKLVVDTVTLDTHDSPVVRLAGTFAGAAPDQVILIGARQRLAAPTDVAGDRWSASVPLIASRWGGAPMPGAAGRYRLHGDSVAVRASLPEPILLPDVAEVQFAITDTLELKLSAPLGVTERGPKQQARLEAEYHAARPEPMNAIFFESFYGQNVSCNPRALDRAFARLRPDLPRYWSVADASIEVPEGAIQLIEGSAEWWRVRAAARLLIVNDWLRNRYRKRAYQTVLQTWHGTPLKRIALSRRGLRVRPMLATLRERSRWSVMLSQNEHSTRIFRRAYAFFGPIWQEGYPRDDVLLTGNPASVRSRLGIDPGKTVLLYAPTWRDDRPDEVDHLDAARFAAELGDDYVVLVRGHARTLQPGADVRGNNVIDVTSYPDVSELFVVADVLITDYSSVMFDYTVTGKPVLFFTPDLEHYRDELRGFYFDLAPVAPGPIARTTDELLDLVRGRDAVAAHYAEKYRVWQQRFNPDDDGRAADRVVAKLIDRGVFGA, encoded by the coding sequence ATGACGAAGCTCGTCGTCGACACGGTCACGCTCGACACCCATGATTCCCCGGTGGTTCGGCTGGCCGGCACCTTCGCCGGCGCCGCCCCCGATCAAGTCATTCTGATCGGGGCCCGGCAGCGTCTCGCCGCCCCGACCGATGTCGCGGGCGACCGCTGGAGCGCGAGCGTGCCGCTGATCGCGTCCCGCTGGGGTGGGGCGCCGATGCCGGGCGCGGCAGGACGGTACCGACTGCACGGAGACTCGGTGGCGGTGCGCGCAAGCCTGCCGGAGCCGATTCTGCTGCCGGATGTCGCGGAGGTCCAGTTCGCCATCACCGACACCCTCGAGCTCAAGCTCTCCGCTCCGCTGGGTGTGACCGAACGGGGCCCGAAGCAGCAGGCACGGCTTGAAGCCGAATACCACGCCGCCCGTCCCGAACCGATGAACGCGATCTTCTTCGAGAGCTTCTATGGGCAGAACGTGTCCTGCAACCCACGCGCGCTCGACCGGGCGTTCGCCCGGCTCCGGCCAGACCTGCCAAGGTACTGGAGCGTCGCCGACGCCTCGATCGAAGTGCCGGAGGGGGCGATCCAGCTCATCGAGGGCAGCGCCGAATGGTGGCGAGTGCGGGCCGCCGCCCGGCTGCTGATCGTCAACGACTGGCTGCGGAACCGTTACCGCAAGCGTGCGTACCAGACCGTTTTGCAGACCTGGCATGGCACGCCGCTGAAGCGGATCGCGCTCAGCCGCCGCGGGCTGCGCGTGCGGCCGATGCTGGCGACGCTGCGGGAGCGATCACGCTGGTCGGTGATGCTCTCCCAGAACGAACACTCCACCCGCATCTTCCGCCGCGCGTACGCCTTCTTCGGTCCCATCTGGCAGGAGGGCTATCCGCGCGACGACGTGCTGCTCACCGGGAATCCGGCATCCGTTCGCTCCCGCCTGGGCATCGATCCCGGCAAGACGGTGCTGCTGTATGCCCCCACCTGGCGAGATGACCGCCCGGATGAGGTCGACCACCTCGACGCCGCCCGCTTCGCCGCGGAACTCGGCGACGACTACGTTGTGCTGGTCCGCGGCCATGCGCGCACGCTGCAGCCGGGCGCCGACGTGCGTGGGAACAACGTGATCGACGTGACCAGCTACCCGGATGTCTCGGAGCTGTTCGTCGTCGCGGATGTGCTGATCACCGACTACTCGTCGGTGATGTTCGACTACACAGTCACGGGCAAGCCGGTGCTGTTCTTCACCCCGGATCTGGAGCACTACCGCGACGAGTTGCGCGGCTTCTACTTCGACCTGGCGCCCGTGGCGCCGGGCCCGATCGCGCGCACCACTGACGAGTTGCTCGACCTCGTGCGAGGTCGAGACGCAGTGGCAGCCCACTACGCCGAGAAGTACCGGGTCTGGCAGCAGCGGTTCAACCCGGACGATGACGGCCGGGCGGCGGACCGGGTGGTCGCCAAGCTGATCGACCGCGGGGTCTTCGGGGCCTAG
- a CDS encoding ABC transporter permease — protein MVSVSAPATERPRWTPAARYRHSLWLLTVRDLRVRYSTSFLGYFWSILDPLVMAGIYWFVFTEIFDRGVGFDPYLVFLLAALLPWMWFNGAVSDSTRAFLKQAKLIRSTAIPRTIWVVRLVLSKGIEFLLSLPVLAVFAVWLGAELHWQIVYFPLAILIQTVLTVGVGLIVAPLVVFFRDLERATKLVLRFLFYASPIIYGIGDLPGPLQFWMSFNPLAGIFSLYRAAFFPAELNWLAVGIGAAMSVLLLIVGVLVFRRAERSVLKEI, from the coding sequence ATAGTCAGCGTGTCAGCACCCGCCACTGAGCGTCCCCGATGGACGCCCGCCGCCCGTTATCGGCATTCGCTGTGGCTGCTGACCGTGCGCGATCTGCGGGTACGTTACTCGACGTCGTTCCTCGGCTACTTCTGGTCGATCCTCGATCCGCTGGTGATGGCCGGGATCTACTGGTTCGTCTTCACCGAGATCTTCGACCGTGGCGTCGGGTTTGACCCGTATTTGGTGTTCCTGCTGGCCGCGCTGCTCCCCTGGATGTGGTTCAACGGTGCCGTGTCAGATTCCACTCGGGCGTTCTTGAAACAGGCGAAGCTGATCCGGTCCACCGCGATCCCCCGAACCATCTGGGTCGTGCGGCTGGTGTTGTCCAAGGGCATCGAGTTCCTGCTGAGCCTGCCCGTTCTCGCAGTGTTCGCGGTGTGGCTGGGAGCGGAACTGCACTGGCAGATCGTGTACTTCCCTCTCGCCATCCTCATTCAGACTGTGCTCACCGTCGGCGTCGGCCTGATCGTCGCGCCACTGGTGGTGTTCTTCCGCGACTTGGAACGAGCGACGAAACTGGTGCTGCGGTTCCTGTTCTACGCGTCGCCGATCATCTACGGCATCGGCGACCTGCCCGGTCCACTGCAGTTCTGGATGAGCTTCAATCCCCTCGCCGGAATCTTCTCGCTGTACCGGGCGGCGTTCTTCCCCGCTGAGCTGAATTGGCTGGCGGTCGGGATCGGTGCCGCTATGAGCGTGCTCCTGTTGATCGTGGGCGTCCTGGTGTTCCGCCGGGCCGAGCGCAGCGTACTGAAGGAAATCTGA
- a CDS encoding trypsin-like peptidase domain-containing protein — MTNPTDNGDQPVAPDQPETPQPPAAPEPPATPEPPQPLDSQPVTPAPSAQPSTAAPTGTQPTTPIPPTSGGTQPTTPIPPSSAGTQPTTPIPPTADRPAPRYGQYAPAPAGVSAAAHPQGSGATPHHGGATPPGAGFGPAATGNGAPPTAGGPASEHGGPAASPRKKSTAVPVVAALAIGALIGGVSGAGVTLAATGGASDTRVVGNSDPGTITINNADTATNVGAVAAKASPSVVTLSVTGGQGSGTGSGVVIDDEGHILTNTHVVTLDGAVGEPTVKVQTYDGRLLEATVVGTDPISDLAVIKVDPSAELPAIKFADSDELNVGDTAIAIGAPLGLSNTVTDGIVSALNRSITVASSAAPETPSQDDQPDEEGESPFDFWNFDIPGQQEQQSAPSSSISLSVIQTDASINPGNSGGALLNANGELIGINVAIASAGGQEAAGSIGVGFSIPSNLAQRVADEIIATGSASHGLLGATVQAVSDGSVLGAEIRDVTADGAADKAGLQAGDVVTSFNGVPITSPTDLTAQVRVLGAGEKAEIVWVRDGETNSTEVTVGELPQ, encoded by the coding sequence ATGACAAACCCCACCGATAACGGCGACCAGCCCGTTGCTCCCGATCAGCCCGAGACTCCGCAGCCGCCCGCTGCCCCCGAACCACCGGCCACGCCGGAACCCCCGCAGCCGCTCGATTCGCAGCCGGTTACTCCGGCACCGAGCGCACAGCCGAGCACCGCGGCTCCCACCGGAACGCAGCCGACGACTCCGATCCCGCCGACCTCAGGGGGAACGCAACCGACGACTCCGATCCCGCCCTCCTCCGCAGGGACGCAGCCGACGACGCCCATTCCGCCGACCGCTGACCGGCCGGCCCCGCGCTACGGCCAGTACGCGCCCGCACCCGCCGGTGTTTCGGCGGCAGCACACCCGCAGGGCAGCGGCGCCACGCCGCACCACGGCGGAGCCACGCCCCCGGGTGCAGGCTTCGGCCCAGCGGCCACCGGCAACGGCGCCCCTCCGACAGCCGGCGGCCCCGCGTCCGAGCATGGCGGGCCGGCGGCATCGCCGCGCAAGAAGTCCACGGCCGTTCCCGTGGTGGCCGCCCTCGCGATCGGTGCCCTGATCGGCGGCGTCTCCGGAGCGGGCGTCACGCTGGCGGCCACCGGCGGAGCCTCTGACACCCGGGTGGTCGGCAACTCCGACCCCGGAACAATCACGATCAACAACGCTGACACCGCCACCAACGTCGGAGCGGTCGCCGCCAAGGCGTCGCCCAGCGTCGTCACCCTGTCGGTGACCGGTGGTCAGGGCAGCGGCACTGGATCGGGTGTCGTGATCGACGATGAGGGCCACATCCTCACCAACACCCACGTCGTCACTCTTGACGGCGCCGTCGGCGAACCCACCGTGAAGGTGCAGACCTATGACGGCCGCCTGCTCGAGGCCACGGTCGTCGGCACCGACCCGATCTCCGACCTCGCTGTCATCAAGGTCGACCCGTCAGCCGAGTTGCCGGCGATCAAGTTCGCCGACTCGGACGAGCTCAACGTCGGCGACACCGCCATCGCGATCGGCGCCCCGCTCGGGCTGTCGAACACCGTCACCGACGGCATCGTGAGTGCGCTGAACCGCAGCATCACGGTCGCCTCGTCGGCGGCCCCGGAGACCCCCAGCCAGGACGACCAGCCCGACGAAGAAGGCGAGAGCCCGTTCGACTTCTGGAACTTCGACATTCCCGGCCAGCAGGAGCAGCAGAGCGCACCCTCGTCGAGCATCTCGCTCAGCGTCATCCAGACGGATGCCTCGATCAACCCCGGTAACTCCGGCGGGGCGCTGCTGAACGCCAACGGCGAACTCATCGGCATCAACGTCGCCATCGCCAGCGCGGGTGGCCAGGAGGCGGCCGGCAGCATCGGTGTCGGATTCTCGATTCCGTCGAACCTGGCCCAGCGGGTGGCCGACGAGATCATCGCAACCGGCTCGGCCAGCCATGGTCTGCTCGGCGCGACCGTTCAGGCGGTGTCCGACGGCTCGGTGCTCGGCGCTGAGATCCGGGATGTCACCGCGGATGGCGCGGCTGACAAGGCGGGCCTGCAGGCAGGTGACGTGGTCACCAGCTTCAACGGTGTGCCGATCACCAGCCCCACCGACCTCACCGCTCAGGTGCGGGTGCTCGGTGCCGGCGAGAAGGCCGAGATCGTCTGGGTCCGTGACGGCGAGACCAACTCCACCGAGGTCACGGTCGGCGAACTCCCGCAGTAA
- a CDS encoding ATP-binding cassette domain-containing protein, which yields MDPETDLAQPKADATGTRSAAAAVSTTLSDKSADVPEAAASESAESTPAGVAAAKKSPAPRKTPAKKPAAKRAPRPRKPVAEVVLHVEGLTKRFGETVAVDGINLEVRAGSFFGIVGPNGAGKTTTLSMVTGLLRPDAGLITVHGADVWSNPVVAKRNMGVLPDRLRLFDRLTGAQLLHYSGTLRGLDTETVRVRSRDLAAAFGLEDALDRLVTDYSAGMTKKIALASAMIHSPRLLVLDEPFESVDPVSAANVIEILQRYTKAGGTVVLSSHSMDLVQRICDNVAIIVRGEVLAAGTMSKVRGRKSLEDRFVELAGGRKAAEGMEWLHSFSD from the coding sequence GTGGATCCCGAAACCGATTTAGCCCAGCCAAAAGCCGACGCGACAGGCACGCGATCGGCAGCGGCAGCGGTTTCCACCACGCTGAGCGATAAGTCGGCGGATGTCCCGGAAGCAGCAGCCTCCGAATCCGCTGAATCCACCCCGGCAGGCGTCGCGGCAGCAAAGAAGTCTCCGGCGCCACGCAAGACGCCGGCGAAGAAACCGGCAGCAAAGCGCGCCCCTCGGCCGCGCAAGCCCGTCGCCGAGGTTGTCCTGCATGTCGAGGGGCTCACCAAGCGCTTCGGTGAGACAGTCGCCGTCGACGGCATCAACCTCGAGGTGCGCGCGGGCTCGTTCTTCGGCATCGTCGGCCCGAACGGTGCGGGCAAGACCACCACACTCTCTATGGTCACCGGACTGCTTCGCCCAGACGCCGGCCTGATCACGGTGCACGGCGCGGATGTCTGGTCGAATCCCGTGGTCGCCAAGCGGAATATGGGCGTACTGCCCGACCGGTTGCGCCTGTTCGACCGGCTGACCGGCGCGCAGCTGCTGCACTACTCGGGCACTCTGCGGGGACTCGACACCGAGACGGTGCGCGTCCGCAGTCGCGACCTTGCCGCGGCGTTCGGCCTGGAGGATGCCCTCGACCGGTTGGTCACCGACTACTCCGCGGGCATGACGAAGAAGATCGCGCTGGCCAGCGCCATGATCCACTCTCCGCGGCTGCTGGTCCTCGACGAACCATTCGAGTCGGTCGACCCGGTGTCGGCGGCGAACGTGATCGAGATCCTGCAGCGCTACACCAAGGCCGGCGGCACCGTGGTGCTATCCAGCCACAGCATGGATCTCGTTCAGCGGATCTGCGACAACGTGGCCATCATCGTGCGCGGCGAAGTCCTGGCCGCAGGCACCATGAGCAAGGTACGGGGTAGGAAGAGCCTCGAGGACCGGTTCGTGGAGTTGGCCGGTGGGCGCAAGGCGGCGGAGGGCATGGAGTGGTTGCACAGTTTCTCCGACTGA
- a CDS encoding NTP transferase domain-containing protein, with protein sequence MSTQVVILAAGMGSRLGRSLPKSLTELNDGRTIMRQQFDNIRHAFGQKAKVTTVVGYKLEHIIEAFPEASYVYNEQYDQTNTSKSLLRALQASKDGGVLWMNGDIVFDPAILVRAAKMVEADQSFVTVNTARVSDEEVKYTTDAEGFIKELSKTVKGGLGEAIGINFISSRDKAVLMQQLKRVGDQDYFERGIELAIEQNGVRVEPIDISDLYAVEVDFAEDLERANLFV encoded by the coding sequence GTGAGCACTCAGGTCGTCATTCTTGCTGCCGGTATGGGCAGCCGCCTCGGCCGTTCGCTACCCAAATCGTTGACCGAGTTGAACGACGGCCGCACCATCATGCGGCAGCAGTTCGACAACATCCGTCACGCGTTTGGCCAGAAGGCCAAGGTAACGACCGTCGTCGGCTACAAGCTTGAGCACATCATCGAGGCTTTCCCTGAGGCGTCGTACGTCTACAACGAGCAATACGACCAGACCAACACCTCGAAGAGCCTGCTGCGTGCGCTGCAGGCATCGAAGGACGGCGGCGTGCTGTGGATGAACGGCGACATCGTGTTCGACCCGGCGATCCTCGTGCGTGCGGCAAAGATGGTCGAGGCGGACCAGTCGTTCGTGACCGTGAACACCGCGCGCGTCTCGGATGAAGAGGTCAAGTACACGACCGACGCCGAGGGCTTCATCAAGGAACTGTCGAAGACCGTCAAGGGCGGACTCGGCGAGGCGATCGGCATCAACTTCATCTCGAGCCGCGACAAGGCGGTGCTGATGCAGCAGCTGAAGCGCGTCGGCGACCAGGACTACTTCGAGCGCGGCATCGAGCTCGCGATCGAGCAGAACGGTGTGCGCGTCGAGCCGATCGACATCTCCGACCTGTACGCGGTCGAGGTTGACTTCGCCGAAGACCTGGAGCGCGCGAACCTCTTCGTCTAG
- a CDS encoding CDP-glycerol glycerophosphotransferase family protein, which translates to MSRFTFASGNAAKLLSVPLYVAGAIATRFVRRRNDLWVFGSGSGVGEGSLALLQTVRRQQPDLRIAWLARDESDLARARELGIRAVLKDSWRGFRLTLRARVIVVTHGFGDANRFAVRGGFIVQLWHGIPLKRIQLDAPTTFAAPGPLRGLLRRLYRRTAQNIDLVTAAGAPSAERLRTAFGVPEDRIAITGDPRDDLLSRGSSGERRATADTLLHSLLQLAGSPRVIMFAPTWRDGNPDPGLPSDTEWQRIGEWLENTRSVLVVRPHPHSVGDYEGGPTHSRRILLLDATALRDITPVLPAVDALITDYSSIAFDYALTGGPIYFLAADVAEYGANRGLYEPYERFSGGREVHTWPALLEVIDRADTDPTLGRAIRAHSDDLRRRFHAYADGRNSHRVYTQILERLKEVE; encoded by the coding sequence GTGTCCCGGTTTACCTTCGCGTCAGGCAATGCCGCCAAGCTGCTGTCCGTGCCCCTTTACGTCGCCGGTGCCATCGCCACTCGATTCGTCCGCCGCCGCAACGACCTCTGGGTGTTCGGCTCGGGATCGGGGGTCGGCGAGGGATCGCTTGCCTTGCTGCAGACCGTTCGCCGGCAGCAACCGGACCTGCGGATCGCCTGGCTCGCGCGTGATGAGTCTGACCTGGCCCGCGCTCGGGAACTCGGCATCCGCGCGGTCCTGAAAGACAGTTGGCGGGGATTTAGGCTCACCCTGCGCGCCCGCGTGATCGTCGTCACGCATGGATTCGGCGACGCGAACCGGTTCGCGGTGCGCGGCGGATTCATCGTGCAGCTCTGGCACGGCATTCCGCTGAAGCGCATCCAGCTGGACGCGCCGACCACCTTCGCCGCGCCCGGACCGTTGCGCGGGCTGCTGCGCCGCCTGTACCGCCGCACTGCGCAGAACATCGACCTGGTCACCGCCGCGGGTGCGCCGTCGGCGGAGCGGCTGCGCACCGCGTTCGGGGTGCCCGAGGACCGCATCGCGATCACCGGCGACCCCCGTGACGACCTGCTAAGCCGTGGCAGCTCGGGCGAGCGTCGGGCGACGGCGGACACCCTGCTGCACTCGCTGCTTCAGCTGGCGGGCTCCCCGCGGGTCATCATGTTCGCGCCGACCTGGCGAGACGGCAACCCCGATCCCGGGCTGCCCAGCGACACCGAGTGGCAGCGCATCGGCGAATGGCTCGAGAACACCCGATCGGTGCTGGTGGTTCGGCCGCATCCGCACAGCGTCGGCGACTACGAAGGCGGGCCCACCCACTCCCGGCGCATCCTGCTGCTCGATGCGACCGCGTTGCGGGACATCACACCGGTGCTGCCAGCGGTCGACGCGCTCATCACCGACTACTCGTCGATCGCCTTCGACTACGCGCTGACCGGCGGACCGATCTACTTCCTCGCCGCCGACGTTGCCGAATACGGAGCGAATCGCGGGCTGTACGAACCCTACGAGCGGTTCAGCGGCGGCCGTGAAGTGCACACCTGGCCCGCCCTGCTCGAGGTGATCGACCGGGCGGACACCGACCCGACCCTTGGCCGGGCCATCCGAGCCCACAGCGACGACCTGCGGCGGCGGTTCCATGCGTACGCTGACGGCCGGAACTCGCACCGCGTGTACACGCAGATCCTCGAACGCCTGAAAGAGGTGGAATGA
- a CDS encoding ABC transporter ATP-binding protein, with the protein MTATTGVGPVQSPDTPASVISVQDLGIRFRRNRRGRRTFKDLFAPKNRRSRPGEFWALRNVSFEVSPGEAIGVVGRNGQGKSTLLKLVAQVMIPDEGSVGVHAGVAPLIEITGGFVDELTVRDNVYLTAGLHGMTRREVDERYESIIDFAGIQDFVDTPFKHLSSGMKVRIAFSVISQLEEPILLVDEVLAVGDKAFREKCYKRIEQMLADGRTLFFVSHNERDLKRFCTRGLYLDKGQLQLDGPIEDVLSRYNAEYGA; encoded by the coding sequence ATGACCGCCACGACTGGTGTCGGCCCCGTGCAATCGCCGGACACGCCGGCCTCCGTGATTTCGGTGCAGGATCTCGGCATCCGTTTCCGGCGCAATCGACGCGGTCGGCGCACCTTCAAGGATTTGTTCGCGCCGAAGAACCGGCGTTCCCGTCCTGGCGAGTTCTGGGCGTTGCGGAACGTTTCGTTCGAAGTGTCGCCGGGCGAGGCGATCGGCGTCGTCGGCCGGAACGGCCAGGGCAAGTCGACACTGCTGAAACTGGTCGCGCAGGTGATGATCCCCGATGAAGGATCCGTCGGCGTGCACGCGGGGGTCGCGCCGCTGATCGAGATCACCGGCGGCTTCGTCGACGAGCTGACTGTGCGGGACAACGTCTACCTGACCGCCGGGTTGCACGGCATGACCCGGCGCGAGGTCGACGAGCGGTACGAGTCGATCATCGATTTCGCTGGCATCCAGGACTTCGTCGACACCCCGTTCAAGCACCTGTCGAGCGGCATGAAGGTTCGCATCGCCTTCTCGGTGATCTCGCAACTCGAGGAACCGATCCTGCTCGTCGACGAGGTGCTCGCGGTGGGCGACAAGGCGTTCCGGGAGAAGTGCTACAAGCGGATCGAGCAGATGCTCGCGGACGGACGCACGCTGTTCTTCGTGTCGCACAACGAGCGGGACCTCAAGCGGTTCTGCACCCGCGGCCTGTACCTCGACAAGGGTCAGCTGCAGCTGGACGGTCCGATCGAAGACGTGCTGTCGCGCTACAACGCCGAGTACGGGGCGTAA